Below is a genomic region from Granulibacter bethesdensis CGDNIH1.
GCTCGAAGGTCAGCGCCATCAGGGGGGCGGTCGGTCTGGCCGCATGGGCGGCACGGATAACGGCCTCATGCCCGAGATGCACGCCGTCGAAATTGCCCAGTGCGACGCTTGCGCCGCGGGCTTCGGGGGGGATGTGTCGCCAGTCCGTGATGATCCGCATGCCGCCGTTTGTGCGCGAAGGCTGCGTCGGGATCAATCATTCAGTGCAGCAGAAACAGGCATGGCACCGTGACAGGTGGGGCACCATGACAGGCGGGCATGAATGCGGCAGCCTGTGTTTTCTTACATCGCATTGACCGTAACGGGAGTCTCCCCCTGATGGCCGCACGTTTCGAAAACATATCCGCGCCGAGGCCCACACGGGAAAGCCTCGCCGCGGGACGGGACGCCGTGCTGGCCCTGATGGAAGCAGGAGCATGGGCGCAGGCCCTGTCCACCATGGATCAGGATCGGCGGGATTATGCACGCTGGTCGGCATTGGTACACCTGGCTTTCTCCCGCAACACGGCGGAGGTGGAGGCGAAAGCGGAGCGCAGCTATGCGGATTCTCTCGCGCCTTTTGCGCAGGATTGTGAGGTCACGCTGAAGCGGCGCGTGCTGGCCCATCCTGACCGTGCATCGATTCTGCCTTTGCTGGCACCGCCTTATGGCGAGCATGTGCTGGCGCTGTGGGAGGCGGATATCACCACCTTTATCCCGGCCATTGCGGATGATCTGGAACAGGAATCAAAGCTGGAGGCGGACTATACCGAGCTTCTGGCGGCGGCCCGGCTGGAGATCGGCGGTCAAACCGTCAATCTCTCCGGCCTCGCCCCTTATGCCGAGCATGCGGATCGCGCGATCCGTCATGAGGCGGAGACGGTCCGCTGGCAGTATTTTGCTGATCACGGCGAGAGGCTGGACGGAATTTACGATGCTCTGGTCCGGCTGCGGCATGGCATGGCCCGCAAGCTGGGGGATGAGAACTTCATCGCTCTGGCCTACCGGCGGCTGCGTCGCACCGATTACGGGCCGGAGGATGTCGCCCGCTATCGCGATGCCGTCGCGGAAAAGGTGACCCCGCTGGTTGCCCGTCTGCTGGAAGCAAGGCGGCAGGAGCATGGCTGGGACAGGCTGCGTTTTTGGGACGAAGCGCTGGTCGATCCGCGCGGCAACCCGCAACCGCTCGGCGGGGTGGAGGTGCTGGGCGAGGCTGCTCAGGGCCTGTTCGATGCGATGGACGCGCATCTGCCCGGAGGAGACGCAAAAGGCATCGGAGCCTGTTACCGGTTGATGCGTGCCGGCGGTTTCATGGATCTGGATAACCGTCCCGGCAAGGCGGGTGGGGGATTTTGCACCTCCTTTCCTACGCAATCGGACGGGATGCCGTATATTTTCGCGAATTTTACCGGCACGCATCACGATATCGGCGTGTTCACCCATGAAATGGGCCATGCCTTCCAGAATTATGCCAGCCGCACCCTGCCGGGTATCGATCTGCTCTGGCCGACCTATGAAGCGGCGGAAATCCATTCCATGAGTCTGGAATTCCTGACCTGGCCCGGAATCGGCAAGCTGGTGGGAGAGGACGAAGCCGAGCGTTACCGGCGCATGCACCTGATCCAGTCGCTGGCTTTTCTGCCGTATGGCGTCTGCGTCGATCATTTCCAGCATGAGGTCTATGCCAGGCCCGACGCCACCCCGGCAGAACGCCATGCGATATGGCGGCGGCTGGAAGCCCGTTACATGCCGTGGACCGATTACGGTGATCTGGCGTGGCCGGCGGCGGGCGGGCGCTGGCAGGCGAAGCAGCACATCTACAATTCGCCATTCT
It encodes:
- a CDS encoding M3 family oligoendopeptidase, with product MAARFENISAPRPTRESLAAGRDAVLALMEAGAWAQALSTMDQDRRDYARWSALVHLAFSRNTAEVEAKAERSYADSLAPFAQDCEVTLKRRVLAHPDRASILPLLAPPYGEHVLALWEADITTFIPAIADDLEQESKLEADYTELLAAARLEIGGQTVNLSGLAPYAEHADRAIRHEAETVRWQYFADHGERLDGIYDALVRLRHGMARKLGDENFIALAYRRLRRTDYGPEDVARYRDAVAEKVTPLVARLLEARRQEHGWDRLRFWDEALVDPRGNPQPLGGVEVLGEAAQGLFDAMDAHLPGGDAKGIGACYRLMRAGGFMDLDNRPGKAGGGFCTSFPTQSDGMPYIFANFTGTHHDIGVFTHEMGHAFQNYASRTLPGIDLLWPTYEAAEIHSMSLEFLTWPGIGKLVGEDEAERYRRMHLIQSLAFLPYGVCVDHFQHEVYARPDATPAERHAIWRRLEARYMPWTDYGDLAWPAAGGRWQAKQHIYNSPFYYIDYTLALCCALQFWVRMRQDYASALTDYVALCGRGGAAPFTALARSAGLASPFSPGALDAVVDEAAKTLGLI